One segment of Parvularcula sp. IMCC14364 DNA contains the following:
- a CDS encoding TonB-dependent receptor — protein sequence MLKKSILLGTSVLVAASFAASAAAQQDEIIVTATKREQTLQDVPVSVSVTDAETVEQARILDLLDLQSVVPSLRVSQLQNSTQTTFIIRGFGNGANNAGIEPSVAVFVDGVYRSRTVSQISDLPNIERIEVLRGPQSTLFGKNASAGVVSVVTSKPEFERNGYLEATIGNYNARQFKGYFTGPISDTMAFSLGGTYNKRDGTAENIATGNDVNDRDRYGVRGQLLVEPNDWSSYRAVIDYDKIDEICCTVANLVNGPTGLGVFGVGGALVPEDPFSYDVALNFEPTNEGENKGISLESKWSVDAGEITSITALRSSEINREGDVDFTSADIIGSNAQSLEIETFTQELRFAGEAGPVSYLVGGYYFDESLKQTDSIINGTETRPFFDILLQGATTLAPGTPPVLDFTTMEVLLGLTPGTFFAPGNGVREFATQDEESYSLFAQADWELTDRLTATLGISYFNDEKEVSLSQSVTEPIYLANLLTDNGGSLPTNLAFGLFPVFSGGLPATPENIANNPVAFATAQGTAAAIVGGVAGPNGFQFITPTVGLPNAFESNTSNDSNTDFTIRLAYDLNDNINVYGSYATGYKPTSWNLSRDSQPTAADLATLRANGVNTSDNLAGGTRFAGPEEAEVFELGLKATWDKGSVNIAVFDQILEGFQSNAFVGTAFTLTNAEEQSVKGAEIDLTLFPTENLVLGFSGTFLDPVYDTFTNSASGDISGTQPGGIHETSISTSATWNWERGDYTGFVRGDYQYESDVAYTDEGSGLALLVAGTEFDTRSTNTVNASVGISRGNIDATFFARNLFQDEYITTIFPTTAQAGSVNGYPNQPRTYGVTVRANF from the coding sequence ATGCTTAAGAAATCAATTTTACTGGGTACTTCTGTACTGGTTGCCGCGTCATTTGCCGCATCAGCAGCAGCACAGCAGGACGAAATCATCGTGACCGCGACCAAGCGGGAACAAACCCTGCAGGACGTACCTGTATCCGTCAGCGTGACTGACGCCGAGACAGTCGAACAGGCTCGTATCCTTGACCTTCTCGACCTTCAGTCTGTTGTGCCCTCCCTGCGGGTATCGCAGCTGCAAAACTCAACTCAAACGACATTCATCATTCGTGGTTTTGGTAATGGCGCGAACAACGCCGGTATCGAACCATCTGTCGCCGTTTTTGTAGATGGTGTTTATCGCTCGCGGACTGTTTCTCAGATTTCTGACCTGCCAAACATCGAGCGCATCGAAGTACTGCGCGGCCCACAAAGCACACTGTTCGGCAAGAACGCGTCAGCTGGTGTGGTCAGCGTTGTAACATCAAAGCCAGAATTTGAGCGCAACGGTTACCTCGAGGCAACGATCGGCAACTACAACGCCCGACAATTCAAGGGCTATTTCACTGGTCCTATCAGCGACACAATGGCATTCAGCCTGGGCGGCACATATAACAAGCGTGATGGCACAGCCGAGAACATCGCAACCGGTAATGACGTAAACGACCGTGACCGTTACGGCGTTCGTGGCCAGCTTCTTGTAGAGCCAAACGATTGGTCTTCGTACCGCGCAGTCATCGACTATGACAAAATTGACGAAATCTGCTGTACAGTTGCCAACTTGGTCAATGGCCCTACAGGACTTGGTGTCTTTGGCGTTGGTGGTGCGCTGGTACCGGAAGATCCATTCTCCTACGACGTGGCATTGAATTTCGAGCCAACTAACGAAGGTGAAAACAAGGGTATTTCTCTTGAGAGCAAGTGGTCTGTCGACGCAGGTGAAATCACCTCTATCACAGCCCTGAGAAGTTCAGAGATCAACCGCGAAGGCGATGTCGATTTCACCAGCGCCGATATCATCGGCAGTAACGCTCAGTCACTTGAGATTGAAACATTCACTCAGGAATTGCGTTTTGCTGGCGAAGCTGGCCCAGTAAGCTACCTTGTTGGTGGTTATTATTTTGACGAAAGTCTCAAGCAGACAGACTCAATCATCAATGGCACTGAAACGCGCCCATTCTTTGACATTCTGCTTCAGGGTGCGACAACCCTGGCACCGGGCACACCTCCAGTACTCGACTTCACAACCATGGAAGTTTTGCTGGGCCTGACTCCAGGCACATTCTTTGCTCCCGGCAATGGCGTCAGAGAATTCGCAACGCAAGACGAAGAGTCATATTCTCTCTTTGCTCAGGCTGACTGGGAACTGACTGACAGACTGACAGCAACTCTCGGCATTTCCTACTTCAATGACGAGAAGGAAGTTTCACTCTCACAATCTGTCACCGAGCCAATTTATCTTGCCAATCTGCTAACAGACAATGGCGGCAGCCTGCCAACCAATCTGGCATTTGGACTGTTCCCGGTCTTTAGTGGTGGATTGCCTGCGACACCGGAAAACATTGCCAACAACCCGGTTGCGTTCGCGACGGCCCAAGGCACAGCAGCAGCAATTGTTGGTGGCGTTGCTGGTCCTAATGGCTTCCAGTTCATTACACCAACGGTTGGCCTGCCAAATGCGTTCGAGTCCAATACTTCAAACGATAGCAATACTGACTTTACCATCCGTCTTGCTTACGACCTGAACGATAACATCAATGTCTATGGTAGTTATGCGACAGGCTACAAGCCAACTTCATGGAACCTTTCCCGTGACTCACAGCCAACAGCGGCCGACCTTGCTACTTTGCGTGCCAATGGTGTGAATACATCAGACAATCTGGCCGGCGGAACGCGTTTCGCTGGTCCTGAAGAAGCTGAAGTATTTGAACTTGGCTTGAAGGCAACTTGGGACAAAGGGTCCGTAAACATTGCAGTCTTTGACCAGATCCTTGAGGGCTTCCAGTCAAATGCTTTCGTCGGTACAGCTTTCACTCTGACAAATGCGGAAGAGCAATCTGTTAAGGGTGCTGAAATTGACCTGACACTGTTCCCGACAGAGAACCTTGTGCTTGGTTTCTCCGGCACGTTCCTCGATCCGGTCTACGATACGTTCACGAACTCTGCCAGCGGTGACATCTCCGGCACACAACCTGGCGGTATTCATGAAACCAGCATCTCCACATCAGCGACGTGGAACTGGGAGCGTGGTGATTACACTGGCTTCGTACGCGGTGACTACCAGTACGAAAGTGATGTGGCCTACACTGACGAAGGCAGTGGCCTAGCACTTCTCGTTGCAGGTACTGAGTTCGATACGCGCAGCACGAACACCGTAAATGCCAGTGTCGGCATCTCACGCGGCAACATCGACGCAACATTCTTTGCCCGGAACCTGTTCCAGGACGAGTATATCACGACGATTTTCCCGACAACGGCACAAGCTGGCAGCGTCAATGGGTATCCAAACCAGCCACGCACATATGGCGTGACTGTACGCGCAAACTTCTAA
- a CDS encoding TCR/Tet family MFS transporter — translation MVLFFDAMGVALILPVMPDLIGELSSLPNSRAAEIAGYLLFTFAIMQFLFAPILGALSDRFGRRPVLLLALLGFSIDYFIMAAAPTLLWLFVARAISGICGATFPAANAAIVDISAPGERARNFGFTGGAVAIGFIFGPAFGGFVGEFGPRLPFIISGVLTMAVCLYGWFRFPETLPPEKRRRFDWRRANPFGTLVSVSRYPLILPLLLALFLIQFANQSYVSVWSFFTIEVAGWSPFMIGVSAGLYGLCMAIVQGGLTGPVIKRTGENRAIIFSMLAGMIAFIGLGIAETPAEIFIWIIGGSLSGFVFPAFQALMTTRIPEDSQGELQGALASSFGLATIIGPLMMSQIFGSFTRGEGAYLPGAPFLAAAVLVMLALLVFLLARRRLKDR, via the coding sequence CTGGTACTTTTCTTCGATGCCATGGGAGTGGCATTGATCCTGCCGGTCATGCCGGATCTGATTGGCGAGCTTTCCAGCCTGCCCAACAGCCGTGCTGCCGAAATTGCCGGCTATCTCCTGTTCACGTTCGCCATCATGCAATTCCTGTTCGCGCCGATCCTCGGGGCGTTGAGCGACCGGTTTGGCCGTCGGCCCGTATTGCTGCTGGCATTGCTCGGCTTCAGCATCGACTATTTCATTATGGCAGCGGCGCCGACGCTTCTGTGGCTGTTTGTTGCACGGGCGATCTCAGGGATTTGCGGCGCGACCTTCCCTGCGGCCAATGCCGCAATCGTGGATATATCAGCCCCGGGAGAACGGGCACGGAATTTCGGCTTCACCGGCGGGGCAGTGGCCATCGGTTTTATCTTCGGTCCCGCCTTTGGCGGCTTTGTGGGTGAGTTCGGCCCGCGCCTGCCCTTCATCATCTCTGGCGTTCTGACCATGGCTGTCTGCCTCTATGGCTGGTTCAGATTTCCCGAAACCCTGCCACCGGAAAAAAGGCGCCGTTTTGACTGGCGCCGCGCCAACCCGTTTGGCACCCTTGTCTCTGTCAGTCGCTATCCCCTGATCCTGCCCCTGTTACTGGCGCTGTTCCTGATTCAGTTTGCCAACCAGTCCTATGTCAGTGTCTGGTCGTTCTTCACCATCGAGGTGGCTGGCTGGTCCCCGTTCATGATCGGCGTCTCGGCTGGCCTGTATGGTCTGTGTATGGCTATCGTGCAGGGCGGGCTGACAGGACCTGTGATCAAACGCACGGGCGAGAACCGGGCCATCATCTTCAGTATGCTGGCCGGGATGATCGCCTTTATTGGCCTCGGCATCGCCGAGACCCCGGCAGAGATTTTCATCTGGATCATCGGTGGCAGTCTGTCCGGTTTTGTCTTCCCGGCTTTTCAGGCGCTGATGACCACGCGCATCCCTGAAGACAGCCAGGGCGAATTGCAGGGCGCGCTTGCCAGTTCGTTCGGTCTGGCAACGATTATCGGCCCCCTGATGATGTCGCAGATATTCGGCAGTTTCACCCGTGGCGAGGGCGCCTATCTGCCGGGCGCACCGTTCCTGGCGGCAGCGGTGCTTGTGATGCTGGCACTACTGGTGTTCCTGCTGGCACGTCGCCGACTGAAAGACAGATAA
- a CDS encoding peroxiredoxin — protein MINKVPNVTFRTRVRDESVEGPNPFRWQDVTSEELFKGKKVVLFALPGAFTPTCSSTHLPGYEEKFDELKAQGVDEIVCLSVNDAFVMYQWGKHMGVEKVRLLPDGSGEFTRKMGMLVDKDNLGFGMRSWRYSAFINDGDVEKMFIEPDFCDNADGDPFEVSDVDTMLGYLKEAHKAAA, from the coding sequence ATGATCAATAAAGTGCCAAATGTGACATTCAGAACCCGTGTCCGCGATGAAAGCGTTGAAGGGCCGAACCCGTTCCGCTGGCAGGATGTGACCAGCGAGGAGCTGTTCAAGGGCAAGAAAGTCGTGCTGTTTGCATTGCCGGGCGCCTTTACGCCGACATGTTCTTCCACACACCTGCCTGGCTATGAGGAGAAGTTTGACGAATTGAAAGCTCAAGGCGTGGATGAAATTGTCTGCCTCAGCGTCAACGATGCCTTTGTGATGTACCAGTGGGGCAAGCATATGGGCGTTGAAAAAGTGCGCCTGCTGCCCGACGGCTCTGGCGAGTTCACCCGCAAGATGGGTATGCTCGTGGACAAGGACAATCTTGGCTTCGGGATGCGCTCATGGCGGTATTCTGCGTTCATCAATGACGGTGACGTGGAGAAAATGTTCATCGAGCCTGATTTCTGTGACAATGCAGACGGTGACCCGTTTGAAGTGTCCGATGTGGACACCATGCTTGGTTATCTCAAGGAAGCCCATAAAGCGGCTGCATAG
- a CDS encoding NAD-dependent epimerase/dehydratase family protein: MSKVMVLGGDGFCGWPTSLYLSRRGHDVCIVDNLSRRKIDIELEVDSLTPIRPIHQRLDVWKELTGNEISFYNFTVGENYHRLLTLIKEFQPDAIIHFAEQRAAPYSMKSAQHKRYTVMNNLGATNDVLAAIVEAGIDTHVIHLGTMGVYGYGTAGMKIPEGYLKVKVETDQGLVDNEILYPANPGSIYHMTKTQDQLLFHFYNKNDDIRITDLHQGIVWGTQTEETAMHDDLINRFDYDGDYGTVLNRFLMQAAVEYPLTVHGTGGQTRAFIHIQDTCRCIELALENPPQKGERVNILNQMTETHRVRDLAKMIAEMTGAEISYIDNPRKEADENDLHVANDRFLGLGLSPITLDEGLMEEIKTIAGEYAGRCDKTKIPCVSLWNQK, from the coding sequence ATGTCTAAAGTAATGGTTCTTGGTGGTGACGGTTTTTGTGGCTGGCCAACCAGTCTCTATCTATCGCGCCGTGGTCATGATGTATGCATCGTCGACAATCTGTCACGCCGCAAGATCGACATTGAACTGGAAGTTGATTCCCTCACCCCGATCCGCCCGATCCACCAGCGCCTGGACGTCTGGAAAGAACTGACAGGTAACGAGATCAGTTTTTACAACTTCACAGTTGGCGAAAATTATCACCGCCTGTTGACCCTCATCAAGGAATTCCAGCCAGACGCGATCATCCACTTCGCCGAGCAGCGCGCTGCGCCCTACTCCATGAAATCAGCGCAGCACAAGCGCTACACGGTCATGAACAATCTGGGTGCAACCAATGATGTGCTGGCGGCGATCGTTGAAGCGGGCATCGACACTCATGTCATCCACCTCGGCACCATGGGCGTCTATGGCTATGGCACAGCCGGCATGAAAATTCCGGAAGGCTATCTGAAGGTCAAAGTCGAGACCGATCAGGGCCTGGTCGATAACGAGATCCTTTACCCTGCCAATCCGGGGTCAATTTATCACATGACCAAGACCCAGGACCAGTTGCTGTTCCATTTCTACAACAAGAATGACGACATCCGCATCACTGATCTCCATCAGGGGATTGTCTGGGGCACCCAGACGGAAGAAACCGCGATGCATGATGATCTAATCAACCGCTTCGATTATGACGGCGATTACGGCACCGTGCTGAACCGCTTCCTGATGCAGGCAGCTGTGGAATATCCGCTCACGGTACACGGCACCGGCGGCCAGACACGCGCCTTCATTCATATTCAGGACACCTGTCGCTGTATTGAACTGGCCCTGGAGAACCCGCCCCAGAAAGGCGAGCGGGTGAACATCCTCAATCAGATGACGGAAACACACCGGGTGCGTGATCTCGCCAAGATGATTGCTGAAATGACGGGTGCAGAAATTTCCTATATCGACAATCCGCGTAAAGAGGCTGACGAAAACGATCTGCATGTGGCAAATGATCGCTTTCTGGGTCTCGGTCTTTCACCGATCACACTTGATGAAGGCCTGATGGAAGAGATCAAGACCATTGCCGGTGAATATGCCGGGCGCTGCGATAAGACCAAAATTCCGTGTGTCTCTCTCTGGAACCAGAAGTAA
- a CDS encoding phosphoadenylyl-sulfate reductase has product MVVRTLSEIEREEAVVRLNRDYSRASAFDVLSHSIKTEFPGKVCVVSSFGTESALLLHIVAQVDPNVPVFFLDTRKHFPETDEYVGTLTGALGLKDVRRISPNEAHLIADDPDGTLHERDTDRCCYIRKTLPMVRVLQPYTAWISGRKRFQGGERAELQLFEAEDKWIKINPLHRTSQDDIRKHFDALKLPHHPLRFNGYPSIDCAPCTSPVDETDTDPRAGRWAGQDKSECGIHIIDGKVVRGTPDSE; this is encoded by the coding sequence ATGGTCGTCCGCACATTATCGGAGATTGAACGCGAGGAAGCTGTCGTTCGCCTGAACCGCGACTACAGCCGCGCGTCAGCCTTTGATGTGCTGTCGCACAGTATCAAGACGGAATTCCCCGGCAAAGTGTGTGTCGTTTCTTCCTTCGGCACTGAGTCGGCGCTTCTGCTGCACATTGTCGCACAGGTTGATCCGAACGTGCCGGTGTTTTTCCTTGATACACGCAAACACTTTCCGGAAACGGATGAATATGTTGGAACGCTGACAGGGGCACTCGGCCTCAAGGATGTGCGGCGCATCTCACCAAACGAAGCGCACCTGATCGCGGATGACCCGGATGGCACCTTGCATGAGCGTGATACCGATCGCTGCTGCTATATTCGCAAAACCCTGCCCATGGTCCGGGTGCTGCAACCCTATACGGCCTGGATTTCCGGACGGAAGAGATTTCAGGGCGGCGAGCGTGCTGAACTGCAACTATTCGAAGCAGAAGACAAATGGATCAAGATAAACCCGCTGCACCGCACCAGTCAGGACGACATCAGGAAACATTTCGATGCCCTCAAACTGCCGCATCATCCATTGCGCTTTAACGGCTACCCCTCTATCGACTGCGCGCCCTGCACTTCTCCCGTCGATGAAACAGATACAGACCCGCGTGCCGGACGCTGGGCAGGAC